One part of the Musa acuminata AAA Group cultivar baxijiao chromosome BXJ1-5, Cavendish_Baxijiao_AAA, whole genome shotgun sequence genome encodes these proteins:
- the LOC135673313 gene encoding gamma carbonic anhydrase 1, mitochondrial-like: MGTLGRAIYAVGCWIRETGQAIDRLGCRLQGNYLFQEQLSRHRTLMNIFDKVPNVHKDAFVAPSASVIGDVHVGQGSSIWYGCVLRGDVNSIHIGSGTNIQDNSLVHVAKSNLSGKVLPTIIGDNVTVGHSAVLHGCTVEDEAFVGMGAVLLDGAVVEKHGMVAAGALVRQNTRIPCGEVWGGNPAKFLRKLTDEEVAFISESAANYANLAQVHAAENVKSFDEIEFEKVLRKKFARRDEEYDSMLGVVREVPPELILPDNILPDKSRKPSQ; this comes from the exons ATGGGGACGCTGGGAAGGGCGATCTACGCCGTCGGATGCTGGATCCGCGAGACCGGCCAGGCCATCGATCGCCTCGGCTGCCGCCTCCAGGGCAACTACCTCTTCCAGGAACAAT TGTCGAGGCACCGGACACTCATGAACATATTTGACAAAGTACCTAATGTCCATAAAGATGCTTTTGTGGCTCCAAGTGCATCTGTCATTGGTGATGTCCATGTGGGCCAAGGTTCATCAATTTGGTATGGATGTGTTTTGCGAG GTGATGTGAACAGCATCCACATTGGATCTGGCACTAATATACAAGATAATTCCCTGGTGCATGTGGCAAAATCTAATCTAAGCGGGAAGGTCCTACCAACTATAATCGGGGATAATGTCACAGTAG GCCATAGTGCTGTCTTGCATGGATGCACTGTTGAGGATGAAGCATTTGTTGGAATGGGTGCTGTCCTGCTTGATGGGGCTGTTGTGGAGAAGCATGGAATGGTTGCTGCTGGAGCccttgtaaggcagaatacaagaatcccATGTGGAGAG GTATGGGGAGGTAATCCTGCAAAGTTTCTGAGAAAGTTAACTGATGAAGAGGTAGCTTTTATTTCTGAGTCTGCTGCCAACTATGCCAATTTGGCCCAAGTGCACGCTGCTGAGAATGTTAAATCTTTTGATGAGATTGAATTCGAGAAAGTATTGCGCAAGAAGTTTGCTCGCAGAGATGAGGAGTATGATTCCATGCTTGGAGTGGTCCGTGAAGTCCCTCCGGAGCTAATTCTTCCTGACAACATCTTACCAGACAAATCTCGCAAGCCTTCTCAGTGA
- the LOC135673314 gene encoding uncharacterized protein LOC135673314: MSPATKSKSKDKLAAKAAKEQAKVSSKHSSALLNYGNGAPSNAYNPDSGTFHNFDTMPSGSLPTGQTNGHFRTIDETEEHSGSSSGTTGEFDSMSNHNGYSGESEDQKEKNATSNAARIESVLGCDTDKRDKIRQKNEKKHQRQKERRAQELHERCTGYLMSRKLEMLSQKLVAMGFSSEQATMALIQNEGRVEESIMWLLERSEESRQQIAANIDTGANLKIDITTELTKISDMEVKFKCTKQEVERAVVACEGDLEKAEETLKTQKQEPKIAPSKLEETSDPVPPSGLDFKMVIPVQNAALRPQQKVLASVGPQQQRRDERDLNYIKTMTTGVVDSPNKNMQSLRKIQPKPDWGKPQVVTPVEKRWSSASSTSISYSLPSSLQVAVPPTTRYVMPTNEPKANLPSVTLREPVTVMQRPQSVTTKQNPASTSLSISASPPASAGFYSNGMSSMDMMKVANGSLGRSLPYLGLDGSSGQQFAPRNHLQTSASGVVESFATGGSGSWNSAGSFAMPSSLGLFTGWGSHGSSLSPVDWSSGGTTPCDYTSIDWSLDSTLLRPSMRSDHLSATWSTMFMGGKVTRPVTNTSGGVCVVGLQDGGSLATDSLYSSGSHDWSSPFAGKDLFSVPRQFVTNSPL; this comes from the coding sequence ATGTCTCCAGCAACCAAATCTAAGTCAAAGGATAAGTTGGCTGCAAAGGCAGCCAAGGAACAAGCTAAAGTCTCTTCAAAACATTCTTCAGCTCTTCTGAACTATGGGAATGGTGCTCCTTCAAATGCATACAATCCAGATTCTGGGACATTCCACAACTTCGATACAATGCCCTCTGGTTCCTTGCCAACAGGCCAAACCAATGGTCATTTCAGAACCATTGATGAAACTGAGGAGCATTCTGGTAGTTCATCCGGTACAACAGGCGAGTTTGATTCAATGTCTAACCATAATGGTTACTCTGGTGAGTCAGAGGACCAAAAGGAGAAAAATGCAACTAGTAATGCAGCTCGCATAGAATCTGTACTTGGTTGTGATACTGACAAACGCGATAAGATTCGgcagaaaaatgaaaagaagcATCAACGCCAGAAGGAGAGGCGAGCACAGGAGCTACATGAGCGTTGTACTGGGTACCTCATGTCTAGAAAATTAGAGATGCTTTCTCAGAAACTTGTAGCAATGGGCTTCTCTTCAGAACAGGCAACAATGGCTCTTATACAAAATGAAGGACGTGTTGAAGAGTCCATCATGTGGCTCCTTGAACGGAGTGAAGAAAGTAGGCAGCAGATTGCTGCAAACATAGACACTGGTGCTAACTTGAAAATTGATATTACGACAGAGCTCACAAAGATTTCAGATATGGAGGTGAAGTTCAAGTGCACGAAGCAGGAGGTTGAAAGGGCTGTAGTTGCATGTGAGGGTGACCTAGAAAAGGCTGAAGAGACTTTGAAGACACAGAAGCAAGAACCAAAAATTGCTCCATCGAAATTAGAAGAAACAAGTGACCCTGTTCCACCAAGTGGTCTTGACTTTAAGATGGTAATACCTGTCCAAAATGCAGCTTTAAGACCTCAACAGAAGGTACTGGCTTCAGTTGGCCCTCAACAACAGAGAAGAGATGAACGAGATTTAAACTATATCAAAACTATGACAACTGGAGTTGTGGACTCCCCAAATAAGAACATGCAGTCTTTGAGAAAGATACAGCCTAAGCCAGATTGGGGAAAACCGCAAGTTGTTACTCCAGTGGAGAAAAGGTGGTCAAGTGCCAGCTCTACTTCTATTTCGTACTCTTTGCCATCCTCGTTGCAGGTGGCTGTACCTCCAACCACCCGGTATGTGATGCCAACCAATGAACCAAAGGCCAACTTGCCCTCAGTAACTTTGAGGGAGCCAGTCACTGTAATGCAGCGTCCCCAGTCAGTCACCACCAAACAAAATCCCGCATCAACAAGCCTCAGCATTAGCGCGTCACCACCAGCTTCCGCAGGATTCTATTCAAATGGTATGTCTAGCATGGATATGATGAAGGTGGCAAATGGGAGTCTTGGACGCAGCTTACCCTACTTGGGTTTGGATGGTTCTAGTGGCCAGCAATTTGCTCCCCGGAATCATCTCCAAACTTCTGCTTCCGGTGTTGTGGAATCTTTTGCAACAGGGGGGAGTGGTTCATGGAACTCTGCAGGTTCGTTCGCAATGCCATCTTCGCTTGGACTCTTCACTGGATGGGGTTCACATGGATCCTCTTTATCGCCAGTTGACTGGAGCTCTGGTGGAACGACTCCATGCGACTACACCTCTATAGACTGGAGCTTGGATTCAACTCTTCTGAGGCCATCTATGAGGAGTGATCACTTGTCTGCCACATGGTCTACCATGTTTATGGGTGGCAAAGTTACAAGGCCCGTCACAAATACATCCGGTGGTGTCTGCGTTGTGGGGTTACAGGATGGTGGTAGCCTTGCGACGGACTCCTTGTACTCGTCTGGATCGCATGATTGGTCATCCCCTTTTGCAGGGAAGGACCTGTTTAGCGTTCCGAGACAGTTTGTCACCAATTCTCCCCTCTAA